A stretch of the Gemmatirosa kalamazoonensis genome encodes the following:
- a CDS encoding rhamnogalacturonidase, giving the protein MKSSPATYGRSIATSLLAFALLAPPLAAQAPARTFDVRAFGATGDGHTIDSDAINRAIDSAAAAGGGTVHFPAGTYASHSVRLRSHVALHLERGATLLAADTANGRGFDPAEPGAGNAYQDFGHSHWHNSLLWGEDVEDVSIVGPGRIDGAALRRELSRDVPGLANKAIALKRARNVLLRDLTIYRGGHFGILATGVDNLTIDDLTIDTNRDGIDVDACRNVRISNTSVNAPNDDAIVLKSSYALGAPRATEDVAITNSVVSGFDVGSVLDGTYRRTTERAPDRDGPTGRIKLGTESNGAFRNITIANVVFERSRGLALETVDGATIEDVAITNVTMREVTTAPIFLRIGARLRGPAGTQIGAIRRVTISNVVASGADPRYASIIAGLPGHPVEDVTLRDVRLVYRGGLSLEHAAKQPSELVNTFFRPPDGSGPREPFTVPERAAMYPEPSMFGVLPAYGFYVRHARGVRLDGVQVSWEQPDTRPAFVLDDVRGVDLRGVRARRASGASLLELRGVEDVRVRDSAPLADVTLARVARKSY; this is encoded by the coding sequence ATGAAGTCCTCGCCTGCGACCTACGGACGTTCGATCGCGACGTCTCTTCTGGCGTTCGCGCTGCTCGCCCCGCCGCTCGCCGCGCAGGCACCGGCCCGCACGTTCGACGTGCGCGCGTTCGGCGCGACGGGCGACGGACACACGATCGATTCCGACGCGATCAACCGCGCGATCGACTCGGCGGCGGCGGCGGGCGGCGGCACCGTGCACTTCCCCGCCGGCACGTACGCGAGCCACTCGGTGCGCCTCAGGAGCCACGTGGCGCTGCACCTCGAGCGCGGCGCCACGCTCCTCGCCGCCGACACCGCGAACGGCCGCGGGTTCGACCCCGCGGAGCCCGGCGCGGGGAACGCGTATCAGGACTTCGGGCACAGCCACTGGCACAACTCGCTCCTCTGGGGCGAGGACGTCGAGGACGTGTCGATCGTCGGGCCGGGGCGCATCGACGGCGCCGCGCTGCGCCGCGAGCTGTCGCGCGACGTGCCGGGGCTCGCGAACAAGGCGATCGCCCTCAAGCGCGCGCGCAACGTGCTGCTGCGCGACCTCACGATCTATCGCGGTGGCCACTTCGGCATCCTCGCCACCGGCGTCGACAACCTGACGATCGACGACCTCACGATCGACACGAACCGCGACGGCATCGACGTCGACGCGTGCCGCAACGTGCGGATCTCGAACACGAGCGTGAACGCGCCGAACGACGACGCGATCGTGCTCAAGAGCTCCTACGCGCTCGGCGCGCCGCGCGCCACGGAGGACGTGGCGATCACGAACAGCGTCGTGAGCGGCTTCGACGTCGGCTCGGTGCTCGACGGCACGTACCGCCGCACCACGGAGCGCGCGCCGGACCGCGACGGTCCCACGGGGCGCATCAAGCTCGGCACCGAGTCGAACGGCGCGTTCCGCAACATCACGATCGCGAACGTCGTCTTCGAGCGGTCGCGCGGCCTCGCGCTGGAGACGGTGGACGGCGCGACGATCGAGGACGTGGCGATCACGAACGTCACGATGCGCGAGGTGACCACCGCGCCGATCTTCCTGCGCATCGGTGCGCGGCTGCGCGGCCCGGCGGGGACGCAGATCGGCGCGATTCGGCGCGTGACGATCAGCAACGTCGTCGCCTCGGGCGCCGACCCCCGCTACGCGTCGATCATCGCGGGCCTGCCCGGGCATCCGGTGGAGGACGTGACGCTGCGCGACGTGCGGCTCGTCTACCGCGGCGGCCTGTCGCTCGAGCACGCGGCGAAGCAACCGTCGGAGCTCGTGAACACGTTCTTCCGTCCGCCCGACGGCAGCGGCCCGCGCGAGCCGTTCACGGTACCGGAGCGCGCCGCGATGTACCCGGAGCCGAGCATGTTCGGCGTGCTGCCGGCGTACGGGTTCTACGTGCGCCACGCGAGGGGCGTGCGGCTCGATGGCGTGCAGGTGAGCTGGGAGCAGCCCGACACGCGTCCCGCGTTCGTGCTCGACGACGTGCGCGGCGTGGATCTGCGCGGCGTGCGGGCGCGGCGCGCGTCCGGCGCATCGCTGCTCGAGCTGCGCGGCGTCGAGGACGTGCGCGTGCGCGACTCCGCGCCGCTCGCCGACGTGACGCTCGCGCGGGTCGCGCGGAAGAGCTACTGA
- a CDS encoding oligogalacturonate lyase family protein — protein sequence MRLPWIVASIVVLPLASAGAQRAPTLETRGAMPDEWVDRATGHRVVRLTHREASSESFYFHNDPFVPRRSDGGGRMVFAGTTGHGRQLFTVDLATRAIAQLTDEPGGARGEIVAPRHREAVWQRGDSVFATHLDTRRTRLLAALPPTLHASVTTLNADETLLGGVIAGPEVREILAQYPAKRDFFDRIFAAHPRHTLFVVNLKTGALRRIHEERTWIGHVQFSPTDPDLLMFCHEGPWHLVDRIWTIDVRRGDVKQIHHRSMEREIAGHEFFSPDGRTIWYDLQIPRGVTFYLAGADVATGRTTRYALTRDEWSIHFNQSPVAPLLFAGDGGDSSQVARAKDGRWLYLFRPDGDRLVSEKLVDMRAHDYRLEPNVHFSPDGKWVVFRANFEGRSDSYAVEVARAQLPPDPTASVRAPLVAQPARRDALPTVFYIGDSTVRNGNGTGGNGQWGWGDLTASYFDTTRVHVVNRALGGRSSRTFISQGYWDAVLAQLRTGDVVVMQFGHNDASPVNDTTRARGTLHGIGDDSVEIENGVTHRHETVHSYGWYLRKLIADARAKGATPIVASSVPQDAWDDGRVRRGLGGFAGWAGDVARAEGVPFIDLNELIAREYDAMGEERVHALFPADHTHTNRDGAAISARIAIDALRRLPNSPVAPYLR from the coding sequence ATGCGCCTCCCCTGGATCGTCGCCTCGATCGTCGTTCTCCCGCTCGCGTCGGCCGGCGCCCAACGCGCGCCGACCCTCGAGACGCGTGGCGCGATGCCGGACGAGTGGGTGGACCGCGCGACGGGGCATCGCGTCGTGCGGCTCACGCACCGGGAGGCGAGCAGCGAGAGCTTCTACTTCCACAACGACCCGTTCGTGCCGCGGCGGAGCGACGGCGGCGGACGCATGGTCTTCGCCGGCACGACCGGGCACGGGCGCCAGCTCTTCACGGTGGACCTCGCGACGCGCGCGATCGCGCAGCTCACCGACGAGCCGGGGGGCGCGCGCGGCGAGATCGTCGCGCCGCGGCACCGCGAGGCGGTGTGGCAGCGTGGCGACTCGGTGTTCGCGACGCACCTCGACACGCGCCGCACGCGGCTGCTCGCCGCCCTGCCCCCGACGCTGCACGCGAGCGTCACCACCCTCAACGCCGACGAGACGCTGCTCGGCGGCGTCATCGCCGGTCCCGAGGTGCGCGAGATCCTCGCGCAGTATCCGGCGAAGCGCGACTTCTTCGACCGCATCTTCGCCGCGCACCCACGGCACACGCTGTTCGTCGTCAACCTGAAGACCGGCGCGCTCCGGCGGATCCACGAGGAGCGGACCTGGATCGGGCACGTGCAGTTCTCGCCGACGGATCCGGATCTGCTGATGTTCTGCCACGAGGGACCGTGGCACCTCGTCGACCGCATCTGGACGATCGACGTGCGCCGCGGCGACGTGAAGCAGATCCACCACCGCTCCATGGAGCGGGAGATCGCCGGCCACGAGTTCTTCAGCCCCGACGGCCGCACGATCTGGTACGACCTGCAGATCCCGCGCGGCGTGACGTTCTACCTCGCGGGCGCCGACGTCGCGACGGGCCGCACGACGCGCTACGCGCTCACGCGCGACGAGTGGTCGATCCACTTCAACCAGTCGCCGGTGGCTCCGCTCCTGTTCGCGGGCGACGGCGGCGACTCGTCGCAGGTGGCCCGCGCGAAGGACGGCCGGTGGCTCTACCTGTTCCGTCCCGACGGCGACCGGCTCGTGTCGGAGAAGCTCGTCGACATGCGCGCGCACGACTACCGCCTCGAGCCGAACGTGCACTTCTCCCCCGACGGGAAGTGGGTGGTGTTCCGCGCGAACTTCGAGGGGCGGAGCGACTCGTACGCCGTGGAGGTGGCGCGCGCGCAGCTCCCGCCCGACCCGACCGCGAGCGTGCGCGCGCCGCTCGTCGCGCAGCCCGCGCGGCGCGACGCGCTGCCGACGGTCTTCTACATCGGCGACTCCACCGTGCGGAACGGCAACGGCACCGGCGGGAACGGCCAGTGGGGATGGGGCGATCTGACGGCGTCGTACTTCGACACGACGCGCGTCCACGTCGTGAACCGCGCGCTCGGCGGACGGAGCAGCCGCACGTTCATCTCGCAGGGCTACTGGGACGCGGTGCTCGCGCAGCTCCGCACGGGCGACGTCGTCGTCATGCAGTTCGGCCACAACGACGCGAGCCCCGTGAACGACACGACGCGCGCCCGCGGCACGCTGCACGGCATCGGCGACGACTCGGTCGAGATAGAGAACGGCGTCACGCACCGGCACGAGACGGTGCACAGCTACGGCTGGTACCTGCGGAAGCTCATCGCCGACGCGCGCGCGAAGGGCGCCACGCCGATCGTCGCGTCGTCGGTACCGCAGGACGCGTGGGACGACGGCAGGGTGCGCCGCGGCCTCGGCGGCTTCGCCGGGTGGGCCGGCGACGTCGCGCGGGCCGAGGGCGTTCCGTTCATCGACCTCAACGAGCTGATCGCGCGCGAGTACGACGCCATGGGCGAGGAGCGGGTGCACGCGCTCTTCCCCGCCGACCACACGCACACGAACCGCGACGGCGCGGCGATCAGCGCGCGCATCGCCATCGACGCGCTGCGGCGGCTGCCGAACAGTCCCGTGGCGCCGTACCTCCGTTAG
- a CDS encoding glycoside hydrolase family 27 protein: protein MPARIEPPARHAVRDNGLARTPPMGWNSWNKFAGRVDDAAVRAMADAMASNGMRDAGYVYVNIDDTWEGERDAQGNITTNRKFPDMKALADYVHAKGLKLGIYSSPGPNTCAGYEGSYGHEAQDARTYAAWGIDYLKYDWCGARNIYTDAEMPAVYQKMGDALLATGRPIVYSLCQYGREDVWTWGADVGGNLWRTTGDIRDTWDSMTRIGFAQDSLARFAKPGHWNDPDMLEIGNGGMSADEYRTHMSLWSILAAPLLAGNDLRAMTPEIRDILLNREVIAIDQDAGGKQGARAWQDGDREIWTRELADGSRAVALFNRGDAPASITARWASLGVRARQARDLWAHQDVSPGSEHTATVPAHGVVLLRVTR, encoded by the coding sequence ATGCCGGCACGCATCGAGCCGCCGGCGCGCCACGCGGTGCGCGACAACGGCCTCGCACGCACGCCGCCGATGGGCTGGAACTCGTGGAACAAGTTTGCCGGCCGAGTGGACGACGCGGCGGTGCGCGCGATGGCGGACGCGATGGCGTCGAACGGCATGCGCGACGCGGGCTACGTGTACGTCAACATCGACGACACGTGGGAGGGCGAGCGCGACGCGCAGGGGAACATCACGACGAACCGCAAGTTCCCCGACATGAAGGCGCTCGCCGACTACGTGCACGCGAAGGGCCTCAAGCTCGGCATCTACTCGTCGCCGGGGCCGAACACCTGCGCGGGCTACGAGGGGAGCTACGGCCACGAGGCGCAGGACGCGCGCACGTACGCGGCGTGGGGGATCGACTACCTGAAGTACGACTGGTGCGGCGCGCGGAACATCTACACCGACGCGGAGATGCCCGCGGTCTACCAGAAGATGGGCGACGCGCTGCTCGCGACGGGGCGGCCGATCGTCTACAGCCTCTGTCAGTACGGCCGCGAGGACGTGTGGACGTGGGGCGCGGACGTCGGCGGGAACCTCTGGCGCACGACGGGCGACATCCGCGACACGTGGGACTCGATGACGCGCATCGGCTTCGCGCAGGACTCGCTCGCCCGCTTCGCGAAGCCCGGGCACTGGAACGACCCCGACATGCTGGAGATCGGCAACGGCGGCATGAGCGCCGACGAGTATCGCACGCACATGAGCCTGTGGTCGATCCTCGCCGCGCCGCTGCTCGCCGGCAACGACCTGCGCGCGATGACGCCGGAGATCCGCGACATCCTGCTGAACCGCGAGGTGATCGCGATCGACCAGGACGCCGGCGGCAAGCAGGGCGCGCGCGCGTGGCAGGACGGCGACCGCGAGATCTGGACGCGCGAGCTGGCCGACGGGTCGCGCGCCGTGGCGCTGTTCAACCGCGGCGACGCGCCGGCGTCGATCACCGCGCGCTGGGCGTCGCTGGGGGTCCGCGCGCGGCAGGCGCGCGACCTGTGGGCGCATCAGGACGTGTCGCCCGGGTCCGAGCACACCGCGACGGTACCTGCGCACGGCGTGGTGCTGCTGCGCGTGACCCGTTAG
- a CDS encoding alpha-L-fucosidase, translating to MRRHLRLLAIALTLASPARAQVDSAREARLAWFKDAKYGLFIHWGLYAIPAGQWKGKTIPGIGEWIMNRARIPVREYEQLARQFNPTRFDADAWARMARDAGMKYVVITSKHHDGFALFRSDVSRYDVVDATPFKRDVLAELAKACAKYGLRLGFYYSQAQDWHEPNGAGNTWDFGPDSLKDYDAYLRGKAEPQVRELLTRYGPVALIWFDTPRMMTPERAKRFTDIVRTLQPNTLIDGRLGAAGDYVSTGDNAIPSAVRGEYWEVPATLNHTWGYRTDDADWKSPGDVIFKLVDVVSKGGNYLLNVGPMPNGEMPRAAVDILTTAGAWLKKNGEAVYGAGPTPFGDELGEPATKAKDARGQPAFLARTDYRVTTKPGKLFFTFFRDPGGTFELPAMPNAVQRAYRLSDGAPMEVRTTAAGARQIVLPRFPADRPGFLAIDDLMGTVIVVEIDGGTVKR from the coding sequence ATGCGACGTCACCTCAGGCTCCTCGCGATCGCACTCACGCTCGCGTCCCCTGCCCGGGCGCAGGTCGATTCGGCCCGCGAGGCGCGGCTCGCGTGGTTCAAGGACGCGAAGTACGGGCTGTTCATCCACTGGGGGCTCTACGCCATCCCCGCCGGCCAGTGGAAGGGGAAGACGATCCCCGGCATCGGCGAGTGGATCATGAACCGGGCGCGGATCCCGGTGCGCGAGTACGAGCAGCTCGCGCGGCAGTTCAACCCCACGCGGTTCGACGCCGACGCGTGGGCACGGATGGCCCGCGACGCCGGGATGAAGTACGTCGTCATCACCTCCAAGCACCACGACGGCTTCGCGCTGTTCCGGTCCGACGTGAGCCGCTACGACGTCGTCGACGCCACGCCGTTCAAGCGCGACGTGCTGGCCGAGCTGGCGAAGGCGTGCGCGAAGTACGGGCTGCGGCTCGGCTTCTACTACTCGCAGGCGCAGGACTGGCACGAGCCGAACGGCGCCGGCAACACGTGGGACTTCGGCCCCGACTCGCTGAAGGACTACGATGCCTACCTGCGCGGCAAGGCGGAGCCGCAGGTGCGCGAGCTGCTCACGCGCTACGGGCCGGTCGCGCTCATCTGGTTCGACACGCCGCGCATGATGACGCCGGAGCGCGCGAAGCGCTTCACCGACATCGTCCGCACGCTGCAGCCGAACACGCTCATCGACGGCCGCCTCGGCGCCGCGGGCGACTACGTGAGCACGGGCGACAACGCGATCCCGTCCGCGGTGCGCGGGGAGTACTGGGAGGTGCCGGCGACGCTGAACCACACGTGGGGCTACCGCACCGACGACGCGGACTGGAAGTCCCCGGGCGACGTGATCTTCAAGCTCGTCGACGTCGTGAGCAAGGGCGGCAACTACCTGCTCAACGTCGGCCCGATGCCTAACGGCGAGATGCCGCGGGCCGCGGTGGACATCCTCACCACGGCCGGCGCGTGGCTCAAGAAGAACGGCGAGGCGGTGTACGGCGCGGGCCCCACGCCGTTCGGCGACGAGCTCGGCGAGCCCGCGACGAAGGCGAAGGACGCGCGCGGACAGCCGGCGTTCCTCGCGCGCACCGACTACCGCGTCACGACGAAGCCCGGGAAGCTCTTCTTCACGTTCTTCAGGGATCCCGGCGGCACGTTCGAGCTGCCGGCGATGCCGAACGCGGTGCAGCGCGCGTACCGCCTGAGCGACGGCGCGCCGATGGAGGTGCGCACAACGGCGGCCGGCGCGCGCCAGATCGTGCTGCCCCGCTTCCCCGCCGACCGTCCGGGGTTTCTCGCGATCGACGACCTCATGGGCACCGTGATCGTCGTCGAGATCGACGGGGGCACGGTCAAACGTTAG
- a CDS encoding Gfo/Idh/MocA family protein yields MSSFSRRTFLKSSALAAAGAALPAKAWARIPGANADIRVAVIGLNGRGRNHLQSLARIPGVRVVALCDVDTAVLDKVKPTVNGGDVKTYTDLRKLFDDKDVDAVTIATPNHWHSLAAIWAMQAGKDVYVEKPVSHEIWEGRQLVNASKKYKDRVIQVGTQIRSGEGLQQAVQYVRSGQLGKITAARGFCYKRRDSIGLCGGPQQVPSTIDYNLWSGPAPLVAPHRNTKNGPVHYDWHWIWLYGNGDVGNQGIHQMDVARWFLGEEGLPRHTMSIGGRLGYVDDGETPNTQVVIHDYATAPLIFEVRGLPKAAGVQGAGGDPAANQGGAAARDMDNYRGVDIGNVIDCEGGSVIVPSYTTARVVDKSGTVIKEFTGRDTHMQNFIDVVRSRRSQDLFGPVEEGHVSSALCHLGNISHRLGKAQSEAVLTSSIKSDAKLFEAHGRMLEHLAANKVDLGKTPLTQGVPLQIDAAHERFVGSNSAQANAMLKRDYRKPFEVPSLG; encoded by the coding sequence ATGAGCTCCTTCTCGCGTCGTACCTTCCTCAAGTCCTCGGCCCTCGCGGCCGCCGGCGCCGCCCTGCCGGCCAAGGCGTGGGCCCGGATCCCGGGCGCCAACGCCGACATCCGCGTCGCCGTGATCGGCCTGAACGGCCGCGGCCGGAACCACCTGCAGAGCCTCGCGCGCATCCCGGGCGTCCGCGTCGTCGCGCTCTGCGACGTCGACACGGCGGTGCTCGACAAGGTGAAGCCGACGGTGAACGGCGGCGACGTGAAGACGTACACCGACCTGCGGAAGCTCTTCGACGACAAGGACGTCGACGCGGTGACGATCGCCACGCCGAACCACTGGCACAGCCTCGCGGCGATCTGGGCGATGCAGGCGGGCAAGGACGTCTACGTCGAGAAGCCGGTCTCGCACGAGATCTGGGAGGGGCGCCAGCTCGTGAACGCGTCCAAGAAGTACAAGGACCGCGTCATCCAGGTCGGCACGCAGATCCGCTCCGGCGAGGGGCTGCAGCAGGCGGTGCAGTACGTCCGGTCGGGTCAGCTCGGCAAGATCACGGCGGCGCGCGGCTTCTGCTACAAGCGCCGCGACTCGATCGGCCTGTGCGGCGGCCCGCAGCAGGTGCCGTCGACGATCGACTACAACCTGTGGAGCGGCCCGGCGCCGCTCGTCGCGCCGCACCGCAACACGAAGAACGGCCCGGTGCACTACGACTGGCACTGGATCTGGCTGTACGGCAACGGCGACGTCGGCAACCAGGGCATCCACCAGATGGACGTGGCGCGCTGGTTCCTCGGCGAGGAGGGGCTGCCGCGCCACACGATGTCGATCGGCGGCCGCCTCGGCTACGTCGACGACGGCGAGACCCCGAACACGCAGGTCGTCATCCACGACTACGCCACCGCGCCGCTCATCTTCGAGGTGCGCGGGCTGCCGAAGGCGGCCGGCGTCCAGGGCGCGGGCGGCGACCCGGCGGCAAACCAGGGCGGCGCCGCGGCGCGCGACATGGACAACTACCGCGGCGTCGACATCGGCAACGTCATCGACTGTGAGGGCGGCAGCGTGATCGTGCCGAGCTACACGACGGCGCGCGTGGTCGACAAGAGCGGCACCGTGATCAAGGAGTTCACGGGCCGCGACACGCACATGCAGAACTTCATCGACGTCGTCCGCAGCCGCCGGTCGCAGGATCTCTTCGGGCCGGTCGAGGAGGGGCACGTGTCGAGCGCGCTCTGCCACCTCGGCAACATCTCGCACCGGCTCGGCAAGGCGCAGTCGGAGGCGGTGCTCACGTCGTCGATCAAGTCGGACGCGAAGCTGTTCGAGGCGCACGGGCGGATGCTCGAGCACCTCGCGGCGAACAAGGTCGACCTCGGCAAGACGCCGCTGACGCAGGGCGTGCCGCTGCAGATCGACGCGGCGCACGAGCGCTTCGTGGGCTCGAACTCGGCGCAGGCGAACGCGATGCTGAAGCGCGACTACCGCAAGCCGTTCGAGGTGCCGTCGCTCGGCTGA
- a CDS encoding LuxR C-terminal-related transcriptional regulator, whose protein sequence is MAIRTAILGEVRLFRDGLASLLRGSPAVDVVATAATLAEALQVIERDQPEALLLDMAMPNALEQIRALAGASRDLKIVALGVPETATDVMPCAEAGAAGYVPRDASVDDLIGALQAAARGELRCSVRIAAALLRRVAELARTRTGMRPGTRATAPTALTARELDVLRLLEAGRTNKDIARELGIELATAKNHVHNVLEKLGVRGRAQAIAVASRWLPGAPSGLGVPVGG, encoded by the coding sequence ATGGCCATCCGGACCGCCATTCTCGGCGAGGTTCGATTGTTTCGCGACGGCCTCGCGAGCCTCCTGCGAGGGTCGCCTGCCGTCGACGTCGTCGCCACCGCGGCCACGCTCGCGGAGGCGCTGCAGGTCATCGAGCGCGACCAGCCCGAGGCCCTGCTGCTCGACATGGCGATGCCTAACGCGCTCGAGCAGATCCGGGCGCTCGCCGGCGCGTCGCGCGACCTGAAGATCGTGGCGCTCGGCGTGCCCGAGACCGCCACGGATGTGATGCCGTGCGCCGAGGCCGGCGCGGCCGGCTACGTGCCGCGCGACGCGTCCGTCGACGACCTGATCGGCGCGCTGCAGGCCGCCGCGCGCGGCGAGCTGCGGTGCTCCGTGCGCATCGCCGCCGCGCTGCTGCGCCGCGTCGCCGAGCTCGCGCGCACGCGCACCGGGATGCGCCCGGGCACGCGCGCGACGGCCCCCACCGCGCTCACGGCGCGCGAGCTCGACGTGCTGCGGCTGCTCGAGGCGGGACGCACGAACAAGGACATTGCGCGCGAGCTCGGCATCGAGCTCGCGACGGCGAAGAACCACGTCCACAACGTGCTCGAGAAGCTCGGCGTGCGCGGCCGCGCGCAGGCCATCGCGGTCGCATCGCGCTGGCTCCCCGGCGCCCCGAGCGGACTCGGCGTGCCCGTCGGCGGCTGA